The following coding sequences lie in one Anolis carolinensis isolate JA03-04 unplaced genomic scaffold, rAnoCar3.1.pri scaffold_11, whole genome shotgun sequence genomic window:
- the LOC134293970 gene encoding uncharacterized protein LOC134293970, translated as MFMFPTVKVPGDTTESLVCSFRSGCGELTLSQEYGHHPAVAVRCNMQVEDEELLGAGGGRSERATPEPDTEFHQLAALASSTAYAQPNGVTQRRGVVRGDSTGGEEGSPSPGPQKMVFLEERMSAMETTLAVMSRAMERLAVLAEPERGRELRASSMWDVSMGSSQGFADLPAPKGREMRKEPGARPKIQTSLTRVEESDDEGEKPPRIPATLPTETLVPLANAGRGTGQREAAAGPTGPQGGLRRAENWGLPPQGPLPRREELRIEFGGESSELDFFLTTVRGYMEDNAHTFRTESSRVRAIGAVLKRGAASWYVQLHARRDPCLGSLRRFMGALETRFRDPLEQIRAREELKTVSQGQRSVSEYAEEFQCLAEKVPEWSAVTKMELFKEGLRREILSWAVHRDEPDTLRGWIQLAGRVETSLAQARRHRGGLQQRPQMKEGSRKEGSTPAGRRTEPTGNVSTSRRGCFVCGRLGHRAAECWQRKGEGGGPPKPRAVAGKRAEEEPPMRHHSGGLDEGEEDAMSEPCY; from the coding sequence atgttcatgtttcctacagtaaaagttcctggtgataccacagagagtctcgtgtgttcattcaggagcggctgtggtgagctgacactaagccaagaatacggacaccatcccgctgtagcggtgaggtgtaacatgcaagtggaggatgaagagctcttgggcgccggaggaggaaggtcggaaagggccactcccgagccggacactgagttccaccagctggcggccctggcgtcatccaccgcttatgcccagccaaatggggtaacccagaggcgcggagtggtgcggggagatagcaccggaggagaggaaggttcaccttccccaggcccgcaaaagatggtgtttctggaggagaggatgtcggcgatggagaccaccctggcagtgatgtcgagggcgatggagcgcctggcggttttggcggagccggagcgaggaagggaacttcgggctagctcaatgtgggacgtgagcatgggaagcagccagggctttgcagacctcccagcaccgaagggaagggaaatgcgaaaggagcccggcgcccggcccaagatccaaacgagcctgacgcgggtggaggagagtgacgacgaaggggaaaagcctccgagaatcccggctacgctcccaactgagaccctggtgcccctggcgaatgccgggcgtggcacaggacaaagggaagcagcagcggggcccactggcccgcaagggggcttgcgacgggcggagaattggggattgccaccacagggacccctaccgagacgagaggaactaaggatcgagtttgggggagagtcctctgaactggattttttcctgaccacggtgaggggctatatggaggacaatgctcacacttttagaacggaatccagccgggtacgggccattggtgcagtgttgaagaggggagcggccagctggtacgttcaactacacgcgcggcgcgacccatgtctggggtcactccgacgctttatgggggccctggagacccgtttccgagatccactggagcagatccgggcgagggaggagttgaagaccgtctcccaggggcagaggtcggtatctgagtatgcggaggagttccaatgcctcgctgaaaaggtgccggaatggtctgcagtgacaaagatggaactcttcaaagaggggctcaggcgggagatcctctcctgggcggtgcaccgtgatgagcctgacacactgcgcggatggattcagctggcggggcgcgtcgagacatcgctggcccaggcgaggaggcaccgaggagggctacagcagcggccgcagatgaaagaggggagccggaaggagggatcaaccccagccgggaggagaacggagccgacagggaacgtgagcaccagcaggaggggctgcttcgtgtgcggccgtttgggccacagggctgccgagtgctggcagagaaaaggggaaggcggaggcccgcccaaaccaagagccgtggcagggaaacgcgccgaggaagaaccaccgatgaggcaccactcgggggggttg